GCTCAAGTAGggaaacaataataacaaaaaatttttataaaaaaaaattaagacagcagaaaaaaaattaaaaataaagaaatatttgtactgaaaaataacaaaaaaccatgtttaaaaatttaaataattttttttagcaaacaaaaatgactttttcatttcattaaaaaaataataatgtgaataatacaaaacacaaaaaagttcatgaattttaattttagtattttataaattacaattttttttataaaatttcagttcatgtaaaattcattttataaattacaaattttttttttataaaatttaattaagaaaacttaaaataataatttttttataaaatctattaagaaaagttaaaaaaataataattgcttaaaaatgtataagttcttgaattttaattttggtattttataaattacaatttttttataaaatttaatcaagaaaaattaaaaaagatttatcaaatttaattaagaaaaattaaataaaaataataactgcttaaaaatgtataaattcctgaatttataaattacaatttttttataaaatttaattacgaaaaattaaaattgttttaatcaaatttaatttagaaaaaaacaaaaaaatactgcTCGAAAAGGTATGGATTACGCtcatgatttttaatttttgcattttataaattacaacttctttataaaacttaattaagaaaaattgaattttaatttttatattttataaattacattttttaaatttaattaagaaaaattaaaaaaaattatcaaatttaattataaaaataaaaactgcttGAAAATGTATAAGTTCatgaattctaattttttttattttatatatgaaatataattcatatatattttttatatacaaatttgttaaTTACGTTTAATTAGTTTCgttgaattatttaatttaaataNNNNNNNNNNNNNNNNNNNNNNNNNNNNNNNNNNNNNNNNNNNNACTTAtgccaattaaaaatataaaaatacttataaactaaaaaatatatttttttataatttttttcaagaaaaatttttaaaataaaaaaattattataaaaatctaaatatttattatttttattatatagaaatttgtaatatattttttgtaatagaaaactttatacatttttaataaaattattttagcaaaaagaatcaattacttttatttaatttaattaaaaatatgaaaattataaaataaatatataattctaaaattaagaaaatatgataGTGATacaatctaaacaatttgttagAAAATTGTAGCGGTGGGCCAATTTTCTTGAAGATGTCTCGTCGGATGCAAAGGTTTTCCAAGcaaagacttgagtttgatcgatcagtCTGTATGCAGCTATAAGCTAATTAAACCTAAATTGGTAGCGCCTGTCAATGAAGCTAATGGACTTTTCTCCCGACAGCACAGTTTCAGACCCGGCAgctcaactttaagagctatCAGAAGCGTCAATGGAAAAGTAGAAGTTATAAACCGTAGATATCACAAATACAAATGAAGAGTCCTGTTGGCGACCTTAGACGTTCGAAACGTCTTCAACAGTGCGAGATGTGTGGATATAATCGAcgctccaaaaaaaaattttttaaaggcCCATAACCTGAATGAGGCTGTGGTGTGGAACTATCTTAAAcccaccctgaagtaatgcaaaagTGGTTCCAGCATGGGCGACGGTTCCCTAGAAGAGGGTTTATTGTGATCTGTAAGTGGCGGTcatttcgatatctcaaaaactgaggaattaCTACATGACATGAACTCGATTAAGCTAAACAATTTGTTATaatataaggaaaaaatttatgataatttccggagtatttttttgttaaaatttatttctccgCCGTTTCCTTCTGAGTGTCACAAACTTCGATACAAGTTTATTATACCCTGTctgaataaacttttttaatatttcactaaCAGAAAATACACAGAAATTTGAAATGCTACTTTCTcgtgcaaaaatacaaaaactaattTAGGTCAATAAGGACTTCATAACAATATGTGATATGACTTGACTAAGGGTCATATGCCAATATTTGATTTCATGAGAAGCAAGCGctcaacataaaaaaaaacaataaaaataaaaaaaattaaatcaagcTATGCCACAAAGTAAAacgaaagagagagagaaaaagagagatGGCATAAGTGAGCAAACGATGCATATACCCATCAAAACGATGACACACACAAAAATATGTCGCACGGCATGCGGTTGCTCATACAACGTGGCGACCAAGTCGTAGCCCAACAAAGTTTCGTGTATAAAAACTAACGGCATAGCTGTTTTAAGCATTAGTCGTGCACTTGTCGAAGCGGCAAACGGTTTATCGAGACGCGTATTGTTAACGTTTGAATATACGCGCTGTAACTGGTGAAAGGATAACAAAGGATTCATATACGTACACAATTAGCGCAAAGCGGTAGTACAGTAAAGAGGAAAATAATTCAGTTACGAACGCGCAGTGATGAAGTTCTTTGTAAGTTATAGTGAAAATGcgcagaaatgaaaggaaagcgATAATTAAAGTCACAGTTAAAGAAAAGCAATATTAAAGGAAACtcctttacataaaaaaaaataaaaaaattgtgaagaaaaatataaataaaaagtgtaaataaattgcattaaattttgaaaaaatttcgagttgtaaaattattaaagaaaaattaaataattaattaaattataatgcattagctttcagaaaattttgtgaaagcaaaaattatacataaaaaataataactcacCGCTTTTGACTATCTCCAGGTTTTCTACGGCGCCGCCGCGGTGCTATTGGCGATCAACGCCTGCGCCTCCGCTTCATCAAAAGCTGAGCCGCGCATTAGTGTCGCAGTAAAGCCGAAACGTGAAGCGCCTCTTTCCAGCGGCTATCATGGTCCATCGTACAAGTACTTGCCGCCAGCACCTGCCACAGTCGGCATCAGCGCCGGCGGCTACAATAGTTACAGCAGTCATGGCAGCAGTTCAGCTGGTTTCGGTGTGAGCGGTAGCTCTGGCTTAGGTTATGACTTTGCGCACTCGAGCGCGCCGAAAGTTGAGACATACATTGTGCAAACAGAGCCCGCGCATAGCGTAcacagcagcggcagcaacgGATACCGTagtggcagcagcaacagtCATCACTATACTACTCATGGTGGCGCGAGCATCGGTGGTGGATATCGTTACAGCAGCGGCGCGCCACACTTCGCTACTGGTGGTGCATCCTTGCATAGTGGCGTTAGCGGCGGTGGCGGCAACTACAAGTACCACACCAAAGCGCGTCCACATGTGCAAACATTGATAATACCGGCCAATACATTAGCGCATGGCGCAAGTGGCGGCAACAGCGTCAGTCATAGCAATGGTTTTGGCGGTGCGCACGCATTGCATTCCAGCAGTGGCAGTTTTGGCAGCGGTGGCTATCAGTACGCACCTACTTTTGGCAGCTCATTGCATTCATCTGGTGGTTTTGCTGGCGGTCATTCTAATGGCGGCGCCGCTTTCGGTGGTCACTCGAGCGCCAGTCTGGGCGCACATGGCGGCCATTCAGTTACTTACAATGCACAGCAAGGTTACAATTATAACGGTAACGGTGGTATTAGCGGCGCCGCATTTGCTTTGGGACACAGCGCTCATGGCGCTCAACTTGGTCATGGCGGTAGTGGCGGCGCAACAGTTTCGTTTAGCAATCAGGATGGTTATAGTAGCCAAGAATATGCGCATAGTGCGCCCAGCATACCATCAACAAGTTATGGCGTACCAGTTGGTCCAGCAGTGTCGTCATATCACGGCGCTGGTGATGCAGGCAGCGCATATCATAGCAGCGCCGACGAAACACCCGCCTATGCGGTGGGCCATAAGGGATTGGGACATTTTAGCTTCAGCGCCAGCAAACCGCATGCTTTGAATACCAATTTTATCTCTTCCGGCAGTTCCGGTCACAGCGAACACAGTGGAAGAGCACCATTTAAGCCATCCACCCTTTTGGGCACCACTTATGAGGTCTCCGGTCCGGCTGCTCAATATTTGCCACCTACCTCACCTGGTTACGAGTATCAATCGCATTCTGTGCTACAAGGCGGCACAGCTAGCGGTGCAGCCGGGCATATAAATGAACCGGATTCGGCATACTTGCCACCAGTTTCAACATCTGGCGGTAGCTATTTGCCTCCTCAACATTAAAGAGCGCGTCCATCTCCAACAGCAAGTTTGGCGCACGGTGTTCGAGGCTTACATCACTACTAACTTTTTATCGCTGCTTCTTATTTATTGACAGCTTTCCGAAATTTCTCTGTAAATAgttgtaaatgtttttgttttttatttttcactgataaatgtataaataaacacataaaatataaaaaaatcagacTAAGGCTTTTATTGAATGTAGCTCAGATTTATTTTCGTATGATATTCAGCTGAATATGCGCTGAATCTGAACGAACCTAAAAGCGACAGTGAATAACATTGAAGGGTTTTAAGAAACGCAATACTTTTATTTGTGGTCTAGCTGAATACGCGCTGAAGGATATATTATGCCAGACTAAATgtgaaactttaattttatttctagctGAATATGCGCTGAATCGCAtagttagtttttaattttcatcgCACACATTTTGCTGAGTATGCGCTGAATTGCATTTCATACGagattaaatgttaattttcattataaccCCGTTAGTTTTTGCGAAATGTGCGCTgaattacattttatataagAATAAATGATAATTCCCATTACAATCCCGCTAGTTTGTAAAATTCATCGCACACATTTTGCGGAATATGCGCTGAATTGCGTTTCATACGAGATTAAATGCTAATTCATATTACAATCccgttagtttttaatttttatcgcaCACATTTTGCTGAGTATGCGCTGAATTGCATTTGATACGAGATTAGCTGCTAATTTCCATTATAATCCTGTTAGTTTTTCAATTCTATAACACATCTTTTGCTAAACATGCGCTGAATTACATATTAAGGCacaaataaatagaaaagcACTTCAAAATTAATCATCACTGTAATGAAATACTAACATAATTGCGCTGAATTGCGTTATTCTCGATTAGTTATTTAATACAATAAgccaaatactttttttcatttatagaaAAAAGGCTAAACTGctgaataattaacttaaagttgAAATAAATGTTTCGCTGAATATGCgctgaatgaaatgaaaatatagtACCAATCAAACGCGTTTaacgcaaataaaaactaaaacggTCTGCTGAGTTGAGTATATACGTGGATGATTATGCACTGCTTGCGATAAAGTTCATTATgagttttaatacaatttaagccaaaaaattcgctagtaaacaaattttttattgattgtttctaattttatatacaGAACTCAtgttataaatgaaataaaagttggaatataTCTATTTTTGCTTAAGCTTTTTTCACATTTGGTTTATAATAGCATAGTTATAAAAATGGCAAGCTGAATATGCGCTGAATACATAGGGTTCATTATAATAGACGAAAATAAtgtaagtattattattttttgaacaattgAAAGCCGCAGTTATTAGCTGAATTGCACTAGATCTTTTCAGCAGTGCTTATATAagctttttctcaaaaaaaatgtttgtttgaagtaaattaaggtttgtattaaaatttctaccatgctattattttaacaaaaaatgtaagcGTGGTAAAGAATTTTGAGCTGAATAAAAGCcgcaaacaacaaataaaattctGCGTCGTTTTATTCCTGCGCCGAGTTccttataaaatgttttacacaCAAAAAGTTGTGCTGAATATATTATTAATGTTACTACACATATTCAGCAGTACGCCACCAACAGCTGCTTTACATTATCGTTcgttaaaaacatttaaagttGCGCTGAATAAGCGATGGAGTTTAAATGGTGtcttttcttttctattttgCAAAATCTGCAACAATTTACTAGTAATTTTAATGCTGCTCAACACTCGACCCAAATCTGCGAAACTCTTaaaccatatatgtacaagCATACCAAGTAAAGGTTTCAAATTGCCCCCAATTTGGGTTCACAACATGAATTACCCGCTAATAAGCAATTACACAAGCAAACTTAtctaattattttcattttattgtcttttttcaACCCACATCAGGCCAAATCCCACTGCGCATGCTtgcaagaattttaaaattttcacccAACACGCgctttgcagtttttttttattaaatttcgaaattcaaaatcTACCAACGCCCCAGCGACAACGTTGACATTTTAATGATGCGCTCGGTTGAAATTGAAAGTTCAGTTGCGAGCGACGCCAAATTTTGCATACGCAATTGCGCGGTTGTCAGTGATGTGTCAGCTGCCAAATTGGCAAGCATCACCAAacgacacacacatacataaaatatacatgAGAGTGATTGGGATAAACAAAGCAGCGAAATTTATTACCGAAAATATATTGAAGCGCTATAAGAGTGTATTAGCGCGTATGTGACACttaaaaagttggaaattttcaaaacttaaccACCATTACATACACAAAGGAATACTTATGAATCAAGTAATTTTCCAAGGCAGTGATTTGCGTATCtctcaacaaattttaaagtCAGCAACCTTCGTGGTGTTAATGTTTTTCCTCTAGGCTGTGCGTGGTATGGGTGATAACTTTCTGGCTTTGCAAATAATATGTGTTGATTGCCGTTGCTGCCAAGGCATGTGCACTGGAAGACTGTACGTGCGAAAAGTGAAACAGATGTTCATGAGGCATTAgccacattaagcaatcggcTTAATAGAAGTTATTTAGGGGTTAAGAAATGTAAAAGTGTGCGGTGCATTATATGCAGGGCTAATTCAACACACATAttacagaaattttattttagttagcATTAACAACCACGCATAGAACTCACAGATATGTGCTGAATTGTATGCAGCGGTGATTCAGCACAtaccttacaataattttattttaattagcataaaatataatatgtagaaCTCACAGATATGTGCTGAATTGTATATAGCGGTGATTCAGTACACATATTTCCAGTAATTGGAATTTAGTTAGCTGTATCAGTCGCGTATATAACTCAAAAACATCTGCTTAATTACATACATCAGGCATTTTGTATTAATATTGcaccattttttatttgtattaacttTTTATGGCCACACAAACCTCGTAGAATATGCTGAATAGCTATTTTAACTTTTAGTGAGGCAGTCTTTCTGAACAAATACGAGTATCAACAGGTCTTGTGAAGTTCTTTCACATTTTAATTAGGAAATCAACTGCCAAGTTGATGGttgatatttaataaatattaaagattaaaaagattatattattgtaacattattatataaaaactagTATTATTCTATATTAATTTAGCAAAGTTTTGCATATTTCTCAATCTTTTACTGACAACGCATAAAGCAAGAACATCAGTTTTCCTTTTATACCGCGTTATTTAGCTGAATTACAGCTTATTCAGCTCAATTCAGCACGCttataaattgatattttcttttatacagCGCTaactcatttaatttattttctcttttaaagAGCTCTATTCAGCTCAATTCAGCACGCTTTACAACTTACTTTTTAATGCAATGCTCTGACaatattgtttcaaaatattttcatattaatatttgtctaaaaattatgcatatacacaaaatatttaaaataaatagatacGCAAGAAATTCAGCTCAATTCAGCGCTTTAATGGTGTTCATTTTATgggaattttacaaaatattgcgTTTCATTGCATGCTTTTTGTAGAGgctatattttttcttgttcttctttGTATTCAGCGCAATTCAGCTAAGTAGTAGCGAATTCAGCGCTATTCAGCGcgttttaaaaacattttttttttatttaactgtgCGAAAACATGCGCTTAAGCACAAGCTTTTTGAGCAATTGAGAATTTActctaattacatttttttgataCCAGTTTTATATTTCCTGTTTTGCAACTTTTATATTTAGCATATGTACTTAGGtgtttgtatatagtatacatatatctatatacacataagtatactTTTTGAAGTCTTGCCGACTAATCGACcattacatacacatacgtttgtatgtatgtgcatcaATTTAATATGTGTTACTAAACATTTCCTTGCGTCTTTCACTGCCATTGGCACCTGCCGCAAAAACATTTGTTCAGCATTTTATTCATGGTTTGTTTAGCGTATATATACCATAATTACAAAAGCAATAATATCTGGCGTACGCGTCAAATGGTACCACAGACTATAAAGGAAGTTTTTtggccaaaaaaatattacggcAATTTGTTGCAAATATCATTACGATTTGGCGAAAATTGTGATTTTGTGCAAAAGTTACATAATCTGCGAAATTCGTGAATATATCATGCAGCAAAGCGTAAAAAAATTGTGGTgtctttcaatttaaaataggTCTGTACATGGAGTATGGGAAGTctgattttcaaaattcaattaaagagttaaaaaaacaaaaacgtggGCGTGGCAAATTTAGACCAAAAGCAGACATGTCTCAAAATTCGGTCGTCTTTGATACGAAGATCTAAATCTAATCCGCATTGACCATCTTTGACACTATGACAATCATTCTCTCTTTTCAAGCCTCATCAGTTCAGACATCGCCTTTCAGCCCATCTTCAAGACAAAGCCTAAAAGTACATCTAAAGATTTCGCAGTAAGATTGAATGAAACCGCGCTGAAAAGTAAAGCGCAAAAATGCTGAGTTGAAAGATAATAGAGATTTTCTGATGATGATGAATAAGCGAAGCATACTTCATTAAGCAAGAAGTCTTTTTCAAGAGGGTCTGAAATAATCTCTAACATAACTATATCCAGATCTTCCACACTTGACGTAACCTTAAAACGCAAAGATATTATAGAAAAGTCAAACACAAACTACAAAAAGGAGTGCTTGAGATGTTGACAGACGAGAACGGAATCCAAAAAGGGATGCCCGCCGGGAAGAAAGTTTAGTTTAATGAAGTGGTGGACGACGAAACTGTGacctattttgaagtaaaggTGATGGTATTGAAAAGTTGGACAGTCGCTATAATTACTTAAGGGAActaactatgttgaataaaaaaagcgaattttgcCAATAAAATgggttttactatggtaggccggggacttttcaattaacTTGTTACATATGAATTGGGATTGTCTTTCCGAACTCGTTACTCGTTACACGATCAGGATCGGCTGGCAagtgttttcttattttcttaattGTTCTAATTAATAAAACGATGCACTCGCTAACAAATTAATAGCAAAGAAAGTGTTAAATGAATGACGTCATGCACAGCTGACCACTTCCGCCGTCTGTCATGTACAGTTCCACACACAACTAAACAGTGTAACCCGCTTCCTCAAAACAACGCGCGCAAAAACTGTGAAGACTGTGCAGAGACGACCTTACTGCGCGCTGCTGCCTTGCATCATTTCACTATACCGGCACTCAATTGCTTTCGAAAGTGAATGTCGGCTTTGTggcataaaatttttaaggagAATAACAAAacgaaatacagaaaaaaatcataatacgCAAAGcatagcaaaacaaaacaagtgGTTAACAaagacacaaaaaaattaaataatactcaaaacaaaagaaaaaataaattaaaaatatacgcgagtaaaattgaaaacataaaaacaacaactcaAGTAAGGCATAAGCCAAAGCAGCGATAATAAA
The DNA window shown above is from Bactrocera tryoni isolate S06 chromosome 4, CSIRO_BtryS06_freeze2, whole genome shotgun sequence and carries:
- the LOC120773555 gene encoding hornerin; this encodes MKFFVFYGAAAVLLAINACASASSKAEPRISVAVKPKREAPLSSGYHGPSYKYLPPAPATVGISAGGYNSYSSHGSSSAGFGVSGSSGLGYDFAHSSAPKVETYIVQTEPAHSVHSSGSNGYRSGSSNSHHYTTHGGASIGGGYRYSSGAPHFATGGASLHSGVSGGGGNYKYHTKARPHVQTLIIPANTLAHGASGGNSVSHSNGFGGAHALHSSSGSFGSGGYQYAPTFGSSLHSSGGFAGGHSNGGAAFGGHSSASLGAHGGHSVTYNAQQGYNYNGNGGISGAAFALGHSAHGAQLGHGGSGGATVSFSNQDGYSSQEYAHSAPSIPSTSYGVPVGPAVSSYHGAGDAGSAYHSSADETPAYAVGHKGLGHFSFSASKPHALNTNFISSGSSGHSEHSGRAPFKPSTLLGTTYEVSGPAAQYLPPTSPGYEYQSHSVLQGGTASGAAGHINEPDSAYLPPVSTSGGSYLPPQH